In a genomic window of Infirmifilum sp. NZ:
- a CDS encoding phosphoglycerate kinase: MLEGFGIKTLDDVDVKGKVVGVRVDFNSPVDAKTGKLLDYTRIIAHAETTLRELASKGARVVVLSHQGRKGDPDFTSLREHAEVLNRYLEGRVKFVDDIFGERAVQAIKSLREGEVLVLENVRYWDGETKTASPEEHAKSELVSRLGPLIDVYVVDAFSAAHRPHASLVGFAPVVRHFVAGRVMEKELRALYRVRNNPERPCIYVIGGAKAEDTADIIRSVLGGNIADRVLTGGLAANLLLHSAGFNIGEKNLKVLEEKGFLSLEKELKDLLSAYKDRIVLPVDLAVEKDGRRVEVEVSKLPTDGLIKDIGSQTAKLYSELIKGSKTVVMNGPMGVFEDERFAQGTRAVFEAMASSGAFTLIGGGHTLAAASKLGYIDKVSHASTGGGALIEYLIKGTLPVVEVLKRYSR; encoded by the coding sequence ATGCTGGAAGGCTTTGGCATAAAAACGCTCGACGACGTGGATGTAAAAGGTAAAGTTGTAGGCGTAAGGGTTGACTTCAACTCACCTGTAGACGCTAAAACTGGAAAACTTCTGGACTACACCAGGATTATCGCCCACGCTGAAACGACGCTCCGGGAGCTCGCGAGCAAGGGAGCGCGAGTGGTTGTCCTTTCCCATCAGGGTCGCAAAGGTGACCCGGATTTCACGAGCCTGCGCGAGCACGCCGAGGTACTTAACAGGTATCTGGAGGGGAGAGTGAAGTTCGTAGACGATATATTCGGCGAGAGAGCAGTCCAAGCGATAAAGAGCCTTCGAGAGGGCGAGGTTTTGGTCCTGGAGAACGTTAGGTACTGGGATGGTGAGACTAAGACTGCTAGCCCCGAGGAGCACGCCAAATCGGAGCTTGTGTCTAGGCTCGGCCCTCTCATCGACGTCTACGTTGTAGACGCATTCTCTGCCGCTCACCGCCCTCACGCTTCACTCGTCGGCTTCGCCCCGGTCGTGAGGCACTTCGTCGCTGGCAGGGTCATGGAGAAAGAGCTTAGGGCGCTTTACAGGGTCCGCAACAACCCTGAGAGGCCGTGCATCTACGTGATCGGTGGTGCTAAGGCCGAGGACACTGCCGACATAATCAGGAGCGTGCTAGGCGGCAACATCGCAGACAGGGTACTTACAGGGGGGCTTGCGGCGAACCTGCTTTTGCACAGCGCCGGCTTCAACATAGGAGAGAAGAACTTGAAGGTTCTGGAGGAAAAGGGGTTCCTGAGCCTGGAGAAAGAGCTCAAAGACCTTCTATCGGCGTACAAGGACAGGATCGTCCTGCCTGTCGACTTAGCCGTAGAAAAAGACGGCAGAAGGGTCGAAGTCGAGGTTTCGAAACTACCCACTGATGGCTTGATTAAGGACATCGGGTCCCAGACTGCTAAACTCTACTCAGAGCTCATCAAGGGCTCGAAGACTGTCGTGATGAACGGACCCATGGGTGTTTTCGAGGACGAGAGGTTCGCCCAGGGAACTAGGGCGGTGTTTGAGGCTATGGCATCCTCCGGCGCTTTCACGCTAATCGGCGGAGGCCACACGCTAGCAGCTGCCTCGAAGCTCGGCTACATTGACAAGGTGTCCCACGCCAGCACCGGGGGAGGAGCTCTAATAGAGTACCTCATAAAGGGCACCCTTCCCGTTGTCGAAGTGCTGAAGAGATACTCGAGGTAG
- a CDS encoding hydroxymethylglutaryl-CoA synthase translates to MKGLASIYGYGAYIPIYRIETKEIARVHTKGGEKAPVKTKSLPGPDEDSLTIAYEAAKNALKRAGIDPSLIEALYIGSESPPYAVKPSATVIAEALGFSRKLYGIDMEFACKAGTTAVISVAALVSAGVIKYGVGIGTDTAQGRPGDELEYTAAAGAAAYVLGPLSRDSVATIEHVYSYVTDTPDFWRREGEKFPMHTFRFTGDPAYFHHIESAARGLMEETGLKPSDFNYVVFHQPNVKFPQRMAQMLGFTEEQLRLGLLSGEIGNTYAAASLIGLANVLDHAKPGERILVVSFGSGAGSDALSIVVEEGIEARRKLAPKVSHYLSRKKLVDYAYYLKYRRYIHGVT, encoded by the coding sequence ATGAAAGGACTGGCGTCAATCTACGGCTACGGGGCGTACATCCCCATTTACAGGATTGAGACGAAGGAAATTGCGAGGGTGCACACCAAGGGTGGGGAGAAGGCCCCAGTGAAGACTAAAAGCCTCCCAGGACCCGACGAGGACTCATTGACCATCGCGTACGAGGCCGCGAAAAACGCTTTGAAGAGGGCAGGCATCGACCCCTCCCTCATCGAGGCACTCTACATCGGATCTGAAAGCCCGCCCTACGCCGTTAAACCGTCGGCTACGGTGATAGCCGAAGCCCTTGGGTTCTCGAGGAAGCTCTACGGCATAGACATGGAGTTCGCCTGCAAGGCGGGAACCACAGCTGTGATCAGCGTAGCAGCCCTGGTTTCAGCTGGAGTGATAAAGTACGGCGTGGGCATTGGCACCGACACAGCCCAAGGTAGACCCGGGGACGAGCTCGAGTACACGGCGGCCGCCGGGGCAGCCGCCTACGTCCTAGGTCCTCTCTCGAGGGATTCAGTAGCGACGATCGAGCATGTTTACAGCTACGTGACCGATACGCCGGACTTCTGGCGTCGGGAGGGTGAGAAGTTTCCAATGCACACCTTCCGGTTCACCGGTGACCCGGCGTACTTCCACCACATAGAGAGCGCTGCAAGAGGCTTAATGGAGGAGACGGGGTTAAAGCCCAGCGACTTCAACTACGTTGTGTTCCACCAGCCCAACGTGAAGTTCCCGCAGAGGATGGCGCAGATGCTGGGGTTCACGGAGGAACAGCTGCGACTGGGCCTGCTCTCAGGGGAGATAGGCAACACTTACGCTGCCGCGTCGCTGATCGGCCTAGCAAACGTTTTGGATCACGCTAAACCAGGCGAGAGGATACTCGTAGTTTCCTTCGGTAGCGGTGCAGGTTCCGACGCCCTTAGTATAGTCGTGGAGGAGGGTATTGAGGCTAGAAGGAAACTGGCGCCCAAAGTTTCCCACTACCTTTCAAGGAAAAAGCTCGTAGATTACGCCTACTACCTGAAGTACAGGAGGTACATCCACGGGGTGACCTAA
- the deoC gene encoding deoxyribose-phosphate aldolase has protein sequence MQKILARSVSDTEDVVEAVARVIDHTNLRPEATLPDLERTCLEAVQYGFYACCVPPFFVSRARRVVGESVKVATVVSFPHGNSPAEVKEREARRAFESGADEVDAVINISMLRSGMVAEAVEEAKRLLEVAKEYGGVLKVIIETGFLDGKTIHDVSRELARAGVHFVKTSTGFGPRGATPEDILIIRKAVSGTSTRIKAAGGIRTGLQALYFYLLGADRIGTSSSIQIIEDLRRISSNNV, from the coding sequence GTGCAGAAGATTCTCGCCAGAAGTGTAAGTGACACTGAAGATGTTGTTGAGGCTGTGGCTAGGGTGATTGACCACACAAATCTAAGGCCCGAGGCTACTCTCCCAGATTTAGAAAGGACGTGCCTGGAGGCAGTTCAGTACGGCTTTTACGCTTGCTGCGTTCCACCTTTTTTCGTCAGTAGGGCTAGACGCGTGGTGGGTGAGAGTGTAAAGGTAGCAACGGTGGTTTCCTTCCCACATGGGAACTCGCCTGCCGAAGTCAAAGAGAGGGAGGCTAGGAGGGCCTTCGAAAGCGGTGCTGACGAGGTTGATGCCGTTATTAACATCTCCATGCTGAGGAGTGGTATGGTGGCAGAGGCCGTGGAAGAGGCTAAACGCCTCCTGGAAGTAGCCAAAGAGTATGGTGGGGTTCTCAAGGTGATCATTGAGACGGGGTTCCTCGACGGCAAAACGATACACGACGTCTCTAGGGAGCTTGCTAGAGCAGGTGTGCACTTTGTTAAGACGTCTACAGGTTTCGGACCACGAGGTGCTACACCCGAGGATATCCTGATTATTAGGAAAGCCGTCTCTGGGACATCGACGCGTATAAAAGCTGCGGGGGGTATTAGGACTGGTTTGCAGGCTTTGTACTTCTACCTCCTGGGGGCAGACCGAATAGGAACAAGCAGCAGCATACAGATAATCGAGGATCTCCGGAGAATTTCGTCAAACAACGTATAG
- a CDS encoding Hsp20/alpha crystallin family protein, which translates to MESWVRKQLEEIMKEFQRIREEVARFEEELFQPFAAQEEKTVVPLYEVRRSSDKIKICADLAGVKDKESIDVRVEGNVLRIEAVFSKPFALEEFAFLRRGISRYKLEIPLPDNADVNNIKATFKRGILEVEVPLRVERFKVKVE; encoded by the coding sequence ATGGAGTCCTGGGTAAGGAAACAACTCGAGGAGATCATGAAGGAGTTCCAGAGAATCAGAGAAGAAGTCGCCAGGTTCGAGGAAGAACTCTTTCAACCCTTCGCCGCTCAGGAGGAGAAAACGGTCGTCCCCCTCTACGAGGTCAGGCGATCATCCGACAAGATAAAAATCTGCGCTGACCTCGCAGGTGTTAAAGATAAGGAGAGCATAGACGTAAGGGTAGAAGGGAATGTTTTGAGGATCGAGGCCGTCTTCTCTAAACCCTTTGCCTTAGAGGAGTTCGCGTTTCTAAGAAGGGGGATTTCGAGGTACAAGCTCGAGATACCCCTCCCGGACAATGCCGACGTTAACAACATCAAGGCCACCTTCAAGAGAGGCATACTTGAGGTCGAGGTTCCTCTACGGGTAGAGAGGTTTAAGGTTAAAGTCGAGTGA
- a CDS encoding helix-turn-helix domain-containing protein yields MSRSKSANDWFSDPSLREVAAKIAGEIIMSENPGGEMRKWREKFSLTQVEVAAQMGVSASVLSDYESGRRKSPGAKFVARFVKSLILKDIERGGIILSGLRRILLGSDLLREAVIDMREFSIPISIARFCEAIEADLIVGSAFVSTPLLGYTLVDSIKLVLDVPSYDYVKLYGATTQRAAIFTRVSYGRSPMVAVKSMQAGMGGLRPALVVLHGVKKVDELGLEIAKRENIPLAVTRVEDLNELINKLRSIK; encoded by the coding sequence ATGAGTCGAAGCAAAAGCGCTAACGACTGGTTCAGCGACCCCTCCCTCCGGGAGGTCGCTGCGAAAATCGCTGGAGAAATTATTATGTCCGAGAACCCTGGAGGAGAAATGAGGAAGTGGCGCGAGAAGTTCAGCCTAACGCAGGTTGAAGTCGCAGCCCAGATGGGCGTCTCCGCCTCTGTCCTAAGCGACTACGAAAGCGGTAGGAGGAAGTCTCCTGGAGCCAAGTTCGTTGCAAGGTTCGTGAAGAGCCTGATCCTTAAGGACATTGAAAGAGGGGGCATAATTCTCTCAGGGCTCAGGCGCATACTGCTAGGCTCCGACCTCCTGAGGGAAGCGGTGATAGACATGCGCGAGTTCAGCATCCCCATATCGATCGCTCGCTTCTGCGAGGCCATAGAGGCAGACCTGATAGTAGGCTCAGCCTTCGTCTCGACCCCGTTGCTCGGCTACACCCTCGTTGACAGCATTAAGCTTGTTCTAGACGTCCCATCGTACGACTACGTAAAGCTGTACGGTGCTACAACCCAAAGAGCCGCGATATTCACCAGAGTGTCTTACGGCAGGAGCCCAATGGTCGCTGTTAAGTCTATGCAGGCCGGAATGGGCGGCCTGCGCCCAGCACTAGTGGTCCTGCACGGAGTTAAGAAGGTCGATGAGCTGGGTCTGGAGATAGCGAAGAGGGAAAATATCCCCCTTGCTGTGACCCGTGTGGAGGACTTAAATGAGCTGATAAACAAGCTGAGGTCGATTAAGTAG
- a CDS encoding Zn-ribbon domain-containing OB-fold protein: MRSVPRVWRERVTKYRLIGGACKDCGKTFYPYRRSCPVCGSDNVEPRKLPETGVVETFSIVRSPPTEFVGQAPYVVALVRLDDGTLVPAQITDVEPDEVHEGMRVEAVLRRYREQGEKGIIEYGIKFRPVISNE; the protein is encoded by the coding sequence ATGAGGAGTGTTCCAAGGGTTTGGCGTGAAAGGGTAACGAAGTACAGGTTGATAGGGGGTGCTTGCAAGGACTGCGGGAAGACCTTCTACCCGTACAGGCGAAGCTGCCCTGTCTGTGGCTCTGATAACGTAGAGCCGAGGAAGTTGCCGGAGACCGGGGTCGTCGAGACATTCAGTATTGTGAGGTCGCCGCCCACGGAGTTCGTGGGCCAAGCGCCCTACGTCGTTGCTTTAGTGAGGCTAGACGATGGAACACTCGTCCCCGCGCAGATAACTGACGTTGAACCGGATGAAGTACACGAGGGGATGAGGGTAGAGGCCGTCCTCAGGAGGTACAGAGAGCAGGGAGAGAAAGGGATAATAGAGTATGGCATTAAGTTCAGACCTGTGATCAGTAACGAGTGA
- a CDS encoding thiolase domain-containing protein codes for MGNRVFIVGVGATKIDEHWDLSLRDLMTEASRKAIQDAGLSKRDVEAVFVGNMSSGYLQGQEHLGSLLATWLGIPGVAAHKVEAACASGGAAVHSAYLAVKSGVYDCVLAVGAEKLTDATTSDATSALMMAEDQEYVAFAGFSFVALNALVYRTYMKKFGVKQEDIALFAVHDHKYAANNPLAQFPKPVTLDEVLRSPPVADPIRLLESAPLGDGSAALVLCSEEKAKRIGKDILIELAGSGLATDILSLHDRPDLTTLAATVKAKSSAFKQAGIESKDVDLLEVHDAFTVLGVIHLEDLGFARKGEGWKLLKEGQLERDGDLPTNTMGGLKARGHPVGATGVYQVYDLVTQLRGEAGANQVPDAEIGLAQNVGGVGGTVVVNIVRRVR; via the coding sequence ATGGGCAACAGAGTGTTTATTGTTGGCGTCGGCGCCACAAAAATAGACGAACACTGGGACCTCTCACTCCGCGACTTAATGACCGAAGCCTCTAGGAAGGCTATACAGGACGCCGGCCTCTCAAAACGCGACGTTGAGGCGGTGTTCGTGGGCAACATGTCATCCGGCTACCTTCAAGGGCAGGAGCACCTTGGCTCCCTGCTCGCAACGTGGCTTGGAATACCGGGTGTTGCTGCGCATAAAGTCGAGGCAGCCTGCGCCAGCGGCGGGGCGGCCGTTCATAGCGCCTACTTAGCGGTAAAGTCCGGTGTCTACGACTGTGTGCTGGCGGTTGGAGCGGAGAAGCTCACAGATGCCACGACTAGTGACGCTACGAGCGCGCTGATGATGGCTGAAGACCAGGAGTACGTGGCTTTCGCGGGTTTCTCGTTCGTAGCCCTTAACGCCCTCGTTTACAGAACGTACATGAAGAAGTTCGGCGTTAAGCAGGAGGATATCGCTCTTTTCGCAGTCCACGACCACAAGTACGCAGCGAATAATCCTCTAGCCCAGTTCCCCAAGCCTGTGACCCTCGATGAGGTGCTGAGATCGCCCCCCGTCGCAGACCCGATAAGGCTCTTGGAGAGCGCTCCTCTCGGGGACGGGAGCGCGGCGCTAGTTCTATGCTCCGAGGAAAAGGCCAAAAGGATCGGAAAAGACATACTTATCGAGCTCGCGGGGAGCGGGTTAGCCACAGACATACTTAGTCTTCACGACAGACCCGACCTCACAACACTGGCAGCAACGGTAAAGGCCAAGAGCTCCGCTTTTAAGCAAGCCGGCATTGAATCCAAGGATGTGGACTTGCTCGAGGTCCACGATGCCTTCACAGTGCTAGGCGTGATACACTTGGAGGATCTTGGATTCGCCCGTAAAGGCGAGGGGTGGAAACTCCTCAAGGAAGGTCAACTCGAGAGAGATGGCGACCTCCCCACGAACACTATGGGAGGCTTAAAGGCTAGAGGTCACCCGGTCGGCGCGACTGGGGTTTACCAGGTATACGACCTAGTCACCCAGCTAAGGGGGGAGGCCGGAGCTAACCAGGTCCCCGACGCGGAGATCGGCTTAGCCCAAAACGTCGGGGGTGTTGGGGGGACGGTCGTGGTTAACATCGTGAGAAGGGTGAGGTAG
- a CDS encoding winged helix-turn-helix domain-containing protein: protein MQEPQRDSDLEQVYAIMGNPYMRAILRTLGERGEASFSELKSAVGTSTGNLYYNLDKLEGFITKNEKRKYVLTEKGFRLYRFMLENESRIRTLISEKKGVAAWVEKYILPVLVPESLVSFLYSDAQLSLLMLAAYSVLTGVSSIYGVYVCFGLDQLFLPLTGVYRLLPALAGLLVLLTALEAPSRLMGGEKRISIEYIATVLAATLPLSIPALLPLDILYVNVLFRLAQILVIGLLTATLKVYKRLPTERAFIAVFTATYVSYNIAFIIQRFF, encoded by the coding sequence ATGCAGGAGCCTCAGCGCGATTCAGACCTCGAGCAGGTTTACGCGATAATGGGTAACCCCTACATGAGGGCTATACTGAGGACGCTGGGTGAGAGAGGCGAGGCCTCTTTCAGTGAGCTGAAGTCAGCTGTCGGAACCAGTACCGGCAACCTCTACTATAACCTTGACAAGCTTGAGGGGTTTATAACTAAAAACGAGAAGCGTAAGTACGTGTTGACGGAGAAGGGCTTTAGGCTCTATCGTTTTATGCTGGAGAACGAGTCCCGCATAAGGACTTTGATCTCGGAAAAAAAGGGCGTCGCTGCATGGGTAGAAAAGTACATCCTCCCAGTGCTGGTCCCGGAGAGCCTGGTATCGTTTCTGTACTCTGATGCCCAGCTGTCGCTTCTCATGCTTGCGGCTTACTCGGTACTGACGGGGGTATCCTCAATTTACGGTGTATACGTGTGTTTTGGGCTCGACCAGCTCTTCCTGCCTCTCACGGGCGTCTACAGGTTGCTCCCCGCGCTAGCAGGCCTCCTAGTTCTCTTGACAGCACTTGAAGCTCCATCTAGGCTTATGGGAGGCGAGAAGAGAATTAGCATCGAGTACATCGCCACGGTTCTCGCCGCCACGCTCCCCTTGAGCATCCCAGCCCTGCTGCCACTAGACATCCTGTACGTCAACGTACTTTTCCGCCTAGCTCAGATCCTCGTCATCGGGTTGCTTACAGCTACACTAAAGGTGTACAAGCGTTTGCCGACGGAGAGAGCGTTCATAGCTGTGTTCACAGCAACGTATGTAAGCTACAATATCGCCTTCATAATTCAAAGATTCTTCTAA
- a CDS encoding proteasome assembly chaperone family protein: MKTVWSISLTEEVPQGSIAVVGLPDVGLVGPIATSHLVRQWDLRSIGYIDSPSMPPVILFHEASPLLPLRIYGGYKGNDFILVVHSDVAIPPQSIHGLAAFLTSKLLERGVRRLFLLGGIAVQDRLNIEVPRTYAASIEPEMLDYAKRMGIEPLREGFIGGVYAQILKEGYKKKLGALALLSECFLNYPDPGASASTLQALSKLIGKDVDVKQLIEQEEEIRLKLRELMKRTMETMKGAGKEYEYTIPALYV; this comes from the coding sequence ATGAAAACAGTCTGGTCTATTTCTCTCACCGAGGAAGTCCCTCAGGGGAGCATAGCCGTAGTGGGGCTACCCGACGTGGGGCTTGTGGGACCAATAGCGACGTCACACCTTGTGAGGCAATGGGATCTCAGGAGCATCGGCTACATCGACTCGCCCAGCATGCCTCCTGTGATACTCTTCCATGAGGCTTCCCCCCTACTGCCGCTTCGGATTTACGGTGGGTACAAGGGCAACGACTTCATACTGGTGGTGCACTCGGATGTCGCTATTCCTCCGCAGTCAATACATGGGCTCGCTGCATTCTTAACATCTAAGCTACTTGAGAGGGGGGTTAGAAGGCTCTTCCTGCTCGGCGGTATAGCGGTGCAGGACAGGCTGAACATCGAGGTTCCACGCACCTACGCGGCTTCCATAGAGCCTGAGATGCTGGACTACGCTAAGAGGATGGGCATCGAGCCTTTAAGGGAGGGCTTCATCGGGGGCGTCTACGCGCAGATTCTGAAAGAGGGTTACAAGAAAAAACTGGGAGCTCTAGCTCTGCTCTCCGAGTGCTTTCTGAACTACCCAGATCCGGGTGCTTCTGCCTCCACCCTGCAAGCGCTTTCCAAGCTCATTGGAAAAGACGTCGACGTCAAACAGCTCATCGAGCAAGAGGAGGAGATCAGGCTTAAACTCCGCGAGCTAATGAAGAGAACTATGGAGACTATGAAAGGTGCAGGTAAGGAATACGAGTACACTATACCTGCTCTGTACGTTTAG
- a CDS encoding SPOUT family RNA methylase, with product MVVELRPCLVVTTHLGLERVAASRIKEELGVEAEPLPGGFQGLVLVYCQGFDVDLLAKELSSRIVEAERVLPIYRAVKADLEEICEAVRSIAPQVLGESESFAVRTERRGHHNFTSIDVNVKAGACVQSVRGNPVDLENPDKIFWVEVLGDTAYVSVTPGSVVFRKSYDRKPNVLVHLRKIVIGQVPYLADIEASYKVGVRIGRAVQSFEVKELVITPYTPVDARPLASFIRGVLEGIDSRYSIQTRSYSRKVHRVPVNLFDLYQLVRDYRERNIPIIATSTKGRYVGEVKRDVRRIFEDNDKVLVLIGSREGLPTGVLRFSDLVIDVLPGVTLATDVAAPSILTAIAGVLAEENND from the coding sequence GTGGTCGTGGAACTTAGGCCTTGCCTGGTCGTAACGACCCACCTAGGCCTCGAGAGAGTAGCCGCAAGCCGGATAAAGGAGGAGCTCGGCGTCGAGGCTGAGCCTCTGCCCGGAGGTTTTCAAGGGCTTGTCCTCGTGTACTGCCAGGGATTCGATGTGGACCTGTTGGCGAAAGAGCTCTCGTCGCGAATAGTAGAGGCCGAAAGAGTTCTCCCGATTTACCGGGCTGTAAAGGCAGACTTGGAAGAGATATGCGAGGCTGTGAGGAGCATTGCTCCACAGGTGCTGGGTGAGTCAGAGTCCTTCGCGGTTCGCACCGAACGCAGAGGGCATCATAACTTCACTTCTATAGATGTGAACGTCAAAGCGGGGGCGTGCGTGCAGAGCGTGAGAGGCAACCCAGTCGATCTCGAAAACCCTGACAAGATCTTCTGGGTTGAAGTACTGGGCGATACCGCCTATGTCTCCGTTACCCCGGGGTCTGTAGTCTTCAGAAAAAGCTACGATCGGAAACCGAACGTTCTAGTGCACCTTAGAAAAATAGTGATAGGTCAGGTCCCGTACCTCGCTGACATCGAAGCCTCCTACAAGGTAGGAGTCCGCATAGGTAGGGCTGTCCAGTCCTTCGAGGTAAAGGAACTCGTCATCACACCATATACTCCTGTCGATGCCCGGCCGCTGGCTAGCTTCATCAGAGGTGTGCTTGAAGGCATAGATTCTCGTTACAGCATCCAGACGCGCAGCTACAGTAGGAAAGTCCATAGGGTGCCGGTGAACCTATTCGACCTTTACCAGCTAGTAAGGGATTACCGCGAGCGGAATATTCCCATAATTGCCACGTCTACCAAAGGCAGGTACGTCGGCGAGGTCAAGCGAGATGTGCGGAGAATTTTCGAGGATAACGACAAGGTCCTAGTACTGATCGGATCGCGTGAAGGGCTCCCGACCGGCGTGCTCCGCTTCTCGGACTTAGTGATAGACGTCCTGCCGGGGGTCACCTTAGCGACCGACGTAGCCGCGCCGTCTATTTTGACGGCCATTGCGGGGGTCCTCGCAGAGGAGAATAATGACTGA